In Malus sylvestris chromosome 15, drMalSylv7.2, whole genome shotgun sequence, a single genomic region encodes these proteins:
- the LOC126603077 gene encoding protein ALP1-like — protein MDKRTFDILCDLLRQDGRVKTDGLVSVKEQNYLGSLDGTHIDVHVPEIDKPRYRTRKGRVATNVLGVCSGDMQFIYVFPGWEGSASDSRVLHDAINRPNGFKVPAGYYYLVDGGYTNGEGFLAPYRGIPYHLSEWEGRTPSNKEEYFNMKHSKARNVIERCFGLLKGRWSILRSPSFYPIRTQGRIITACCLLRNLIRQEMSVDPMENLPIIEDGQNTEEGEYVGSVQTSDQWTAMKNDIAQEI, from the exons atggataAAAGGACTTTTGACATATTATGTGACTTACTTCGTCAAGATGGGAGGGTAAAAACTGATGGTTTGGTGTCTGTAAAGGAGCAg aattacTTGGGATCATTGGATGGAACACACATTGATGTGCATGTACCcgaaattgacaaaccaagataccgaacaagaaagggtcgagtcgcaactaatgtgttaggtgtgtgttcaggagatatgcagttcatatatgtgtttccggggtgggagggttccgcatcagactctagagtgctacatgatgcaattaataggcctaatggttttaaggtaccaGCGG gttattattaccttgtagatggtggttatacaaatggtgaaggattccttgcaccctatagaggaataccttatcatttatctgaatgggagggacgaacaccttctaataaggaagaatattttaacatgaagcattctaaggcaaggaatgtaattgaacgctgttttggcttgctaaaaggaaggtggtcgatactaaggagtccatctttctatccgataaggacacaaggtcgaataattaccgcttgttgcctactacgcaatcttattaggcaagagatgtctgtagatccaatggagaatttgccaataatagaagatggacaaaatacagaagaaggtgaatatgttggtagtgTTCAAACATCTGACCAGTGGACTGCAATGAAGAATGACATAGCTCAGGAAAT ataa